In one Hyphomicrobium sp. 99 genomic region, the following are encoded:
- a CDS encoding DUF1259 domain-containing protein, with protein sequence MRKSIPCITVLTLMINIYAPLAIGDDEPALDTAAIEAASGLKGTFNKEENVFKVSKARTDVAISVDDWKMPAFMGLTSWAAFTPAHDGTTMMMGDTVLFEDEVNPAMSVALENGLDVTALHNHFFYDEPKIYFMHIGGMGNAGTLATGVKKIYDKIAEIRRAHPQPQKAFDGATISASNSITAAPIEAALAITGQAKDGMFKIVIGRPATMHGTPVGKEMGINTWAAFAGSDDAAVVDGDFAMTENELQTVLKAMRKGGINIVAIHQHMVSEEPRILFLHYWAKGKAAAVGAIVEGGAEYTATYKIMSIHTSAVGP encoded by the coding sequence ATGCGAAAATCGATCCCGTGCATCACGGTCCTCACACTGATGATCAACATTTATGCGCCCTTAGCGATTGGAGACGATGAGCCCGCGCTCGACACGGCCGCCATCGAAGCTGCCAGTGGCCTCAAAGGCACCTTCAACAAGGAGGAAAATGTATTCAAGGTGTCGAAAGCGCGAACGGACGTCGCGATTAGCGTAGATGATTGGAAGATGCCCGCGTTCATGGGGCTCACATCTTGGGCGGCATTCACTCCGGCCCACGACGGGACGACAATGATGATGGGAGACACCGTCCTCTTTGAAGACGAGGTCAACCCCGCGATGAGCGTTGCGCTCGAAAATGGCCTCGATGTCACCGCGCTCCATAACCACTTCTTTTACGACGAGCCGAAGATCTATTTCATGCACATTGGAGGCATGGGCAATGCCGGCACGCTCGCAACCGGCGTCAAAAAAATTTACGACAAGATCGCGGAAATCCGTCGCGCCCACCCGCAGCCGCAGAAGGCATTCGATGGAGCCACGATATCTGCCAGCAACTCGATTACCGCTGCACCGATCGAGGCCGCTTTGGCCATCACGGGCCAGGCCAAGGACGGCATGTTCAAGATTGTCATCGGCCGACCCGCGACGATGCACGGAACGCCCGTTGGCAAGGAGATGGGAATCAACACTTGGGCCGCGTTTGCCGGAAGCGATGATGCGGCCGTCGTCGACGGCGACTTTGCGATGACCGAAAACGAGCTTCAGACCGTGCTAAAGGCCATGCGCAAAGGAGGCATCAACATCGTCGCCATCCATCAACACATGGTCAGCGAAGAGCCGCGCATCCTGTTCTTGCACTATTGGGCTAAGGGCAAGGCTGCGGCAGTTGGCGCAATCGTTGAAGGCGGTGCTGAATACACAGCAACCTACAAAATAATGAGCATTCACACTTCTGCAGTTGGCCCGTAG
- a CDS encoding DUF2945 domain-containing protein has protein sequence MAKRFKIGDHVRWNSEAGRVSGTIIAIHTTDFDYKGHVHHASERDPQYEIKSDTTDHIAAHKGGALDYA, from the coding sequence ATGGCTAAAAGGTTCAAAATCGGCGATCATGTACGCTGGAATTCCGAGGCGGGCCGCGTGTCGGGGACGATTATCGCTATTCACACCACGGACTTCGACTACAAAGGTCATGTGCATCACGCTTCGGAACGCGATCCCCAATACGAGATCAAAAGCGACACGACCGATCATATCGCGGCCCATAAGGGCGGTGCACTCGACTACGCGTGA
- a CDS encoding sulfurtransferase/chromate resistance protein, whose translation MPSPTEITVSQLSRLIGLPGSPLLIDVRPDDAHKRDPHLIPGSIPRPEAKPEDLLSAFGQKPAVVICENGGALSQGIAAWLRHAGVPAETLEGGFAAWQKAGQPLLATKNLPPRDSQGRAVWVTRARPKVDRIACPWLIRRFVDPEAVFLFVAPNEVLHTAERFSATPFDIPDVYWSHRGERCSFDTMLEEFALAIPALDRVAAIVRGADTTRPDLAPEAAGLLAASLGFSRMYRDDLEQLAAAMALYDAFYRWARDATEETHTWSEGTGARA comes from the coding sequence ATGCCGTCACCCACAGAAATCACAGTTTCCCAACTCTCCCGCCTCATTGGTCTGCCCGGCAGTCCGCTGCTCATCGACGTGCGGCCGGACGATGCCCATAAGCGCGACCCGCATCTCATTCCGGGTTCGATTCCGCGGCCTGAGGCAAAGCCCGAGGATTTGCTCTCCGCCTTCGGCCAGAAACCGGCCGTCGTCATTTGCGAAAACGGCGGCGCTTTGAGTCAGGGCATCGCTGCATGGCTGCGCCATGCCGGTGTGCCCGCCGAAACGCTCGAAGGAGGCTTTGCTGCGTGGCAGAAGGCCGGGCAGCCGCTTCTCGCCACCAAAAACCTGCCGCCCCGTGATAGCCAGGGACGCGCCGTGTGGGTGACGCGTGCCCGCCCCAAGGTTGATCGCATCGCCTGCCCCTGGCTCATTCGGCGCTTCGTCGATCCCGAGGCCGTGTTCCTGTTCGTAGCACCCAATGAAGTGCTGCACACTGCCGAGCGGTTCTCTGCCACGCCATTCGATATTCCTGACGTCTATTGGAGTCACCGTGGCGAGCGTTGTTCCTTCGACACGATGCTGGAAGAGTTTGCGCTCGCCATTCCGGCGCTGGACCGCGTCGCCGCCATCGTGCGCGGCGCCGACACCACAAGGCCGGATCTCGCGCCTGAGGCTGCTGGCCTTCTGGCTGCGTCGCTCGGGTTTTCGCGCATGTACCGCGACGACCTCGAGCAACTCGCGGCTGCGATGGCGCTGTATGATGCCTTCTACCGCTGGGCGCGCGACGCGACCGAGGAAACCCACACCTGGTCTGAGGGCACAGGAGCCAGGGCCTGA
- the chrA gene encoding chromate efflux transporter has protein sequence MDKVVSEFPEAASSQDVSFREAFSTFARIGVLSFGGPTAQIALMHKIIVEEKKWLDEQHYLNALSFCMLLPGPEAMQLATYVGWRFHGLKGGLAGGLLFVLPGAAVVLALSMIYAYFGNVPLVDALFLGIKAAVLVIVVEALLRISRRALKLPEHWLIAVVSFVSIFFLAAPFPLIVFAAALLGYIRAQGRAQLHPISVRAVETVKTVAAWVVVWFAPLLAIAAFFGRDHVLSQLSVFFSKLAVVTFGGAYAVLAYMAQDVVTRYGWLDAGAMMDGLGLAETTPGPLILVTEFVGFLTAFRHGGDPALLQGLLGAFVALWATFAPCFLWIFAGAPYIAWMTHQPRLKGALAAITAAVVGVILNLAIWFALHVFFHDVSLHHLGPVQLWTPTLSSIDWRVVTLASVSAYLLLFRHWSIASTLAVASAGSLAIRALELW, from the coding sequence ATGGACAAGGTGGTCTCTGAATTTCCCGAAGCAGCATCCTCCCAAGATGTGAGCTTCAGAGAAGCCTTCTCGACGTTCGCACGCATTGGCGTGCTGTCGTTCGGGGGCCCCACAGCGCAAATCGCCCTCATGCACAAGATCATCGTCGAAGAGAAGAAGTGGCTCGACGAGCAGCATTACCTCAATGCACTGAGTTTTTGCATGCTGTTGCCGGGACCCGAGGCCATGCAGCTCGCGACCTATGTGGGCTGGCGTTTCCATGGCCTCAAAGGTGGCCTCGCAGGGGGACTGCTGTTCGTTCTTCCGGGCGCTGCCGTGGTTCTGGCGTTGTCAATGATCTACGCCTACTTTGGGAACGTGCCTCTCGTCGATGCGCTGTTCCTCGGCATCAAGGCAGCGGTGCTGGTCATCGTCGTCGAGGCATTGCTGAGGATCTCCAGGCGCGCGCTAAAGCTCCCGGAACACTGGCTGATCGCAGTGGTGTCCTTTGTCTCGATCTTCTTCCTGGCGGCGCCGTTTCCGTTGATCGTGTTTGCCGCCGCTCTCCTCGGCTACATTCGCGCACAAGGGCGGGCACAGTTGCATCCCATCTCCGTCCGGGCGGTGGAGACCGTCAAGACCGTAGCAGCATGGGTGGTGGTGTGGTTTGCGCCGCTATTGGCAATCGCGGCGTTCTTCGGCCGCGATCATGTGCTGTCTCAGCTCAGCGTTTTCTTTTCCAAGCTTGCCGTGGTGACATTCGGCGGCGCTTACGCGGTGCTCGCCTACATGGCGCAGGACGTGGTGACGCGCTACGGTTGGCTCGATGCTGGCGCGATGATGGATGGTCTCGGTCTCGCCGAGACGACTCCCGGCCCTTTAATTCTTGTAACGGAATTCGTCGGCTTCCTCACCGCATTCCGTCACGGGGGCGATCCCGCATTGCTTCAGGGTTTGCTCGGCGCCTTCGTGGCGCTATGGGCGACTTTTGCGCCCTGCTTCCTATGGATCTTCGCCGGGGCGCCCTACATCGCCTGGATGACTCATCAGCCGCGCCTCAAGGGCGCGCTTGCCGCCATAACAGCGGCGGTGGTCGGTGTCATCCTCAACCTCGCCATCTGGTTTGCACTCCACGTCTTCTTCCACGACGTCAGCCTGCACCACCTCGGGCCGGTGCAGTTATGGACGCCAACTTTGTCATCCATCGATTGGCGGGTTGTCACGCTGGCAAGCGTCTCTGCCTACCTGCTGCTGTTCCGTCATTGGTCCATCGCCTCGACGCTGGCCGTTGCATCAGCGGGATCGCTGGCAATTCGAGCATTAGAACTCTGGTAA
- a CDS encoding efflux RND transporter periplasmic adaptor subunit, with translation MKLAKSLAAKARLALGCCVFVAVFLTSPLAMAHGGEDHGSEGKTVDPGIAARVVASSELYEISGVPTATGGGKLVIYLTDFWSNQPVKGAKIDVTFGETPLLASAVKDHYELSAPWVTKPGSYALTFSVAAGDNSDLLIGTLDIPAAVTQHSHESIWDHILRHDLIADVSEKSSAAVLDLPDNSRRVADGSIFMPKATQALLGVETLRTSQAMPIPKIMSFAGQVVTDPNRSGVVQSLLNGRIEPPEGGFPIIGSRVQEGQVLGYLMPRVELVDQSDIRQTTGELDRQIKLAESKVARYDKLKNVIADSLIADAHLELDGLRARRAEIKPVLGARQPLTAPASGVIAVANVSAGQVVDPQTTLFQIVDRGSLFVEALAFDLAAVPGIEHGAKAASAVTSDGQKLTLEFVGRGLSLRQQAVPLLYHITSGGDALSLGQPVNVDVPVEEPVKAIPVPRSSVVRTPNGQQSVLVHVAPERFEARPVIAEQVDADRLGITAGVDPDVRIVGRGAELINQVR, from the coding sequence ATGAAGCTCGCGAAATCACTGGCAGCCAAAGCCCGCCTCGCTCTGGGGTGCTGCGTCTTTGTCGCCGTATTTCTCACCTCGCCGCTTGCCATGGCACATGGCGGCGAGGATCACGGCAGCGAGGGGAAGACGGTCGATCCCGGAATTGCGGCCCGTGTCGTGGCAAGTTCCGAACTCTATGAAATCTCCGGCGTGCCGACCGCAACCGGTGGCGGCAAGCTCGTTATCTATCTGACGGACTTCTGGTCGAACCAGCCGGTCAAAGGCGCAAAGATCGACGTCACGTTTGGCGAAACGCCTTTGTTGGCTTCCGCCGTCAAGGATCATTACGAGCTTTCTGCGCCATGGGTAACGAAGCCGGGAAGCTACGCGCTCACCTTTTCCGTGGCCGCTGGCGATAATTCGGATCTTTTGATCGGTACGCTCGATATTCCCGCCGCCGTAACGCAGCACAGTCACGAGAGCATTTGGGATCATATTCTTCGGCACGATCTGATTGCCGACGTGAGTGAAAAAAGCAGCGCGGCTGTTCTCGATCTTCCCGACAATTCCCGTCGCGTCGCCGACGGCTCCATCTTCATGCCCAAGGCAACTCAAGCCCTGCTTGGCGTTGAAACGCTACGCACATCGCAAGCAATGCCGATCCCGAAGATCATGAGCTTCGCTGGGCAAGTCGTCACCGATCCGAACCGGAGCGGTGTCGTCCAGTCGCTGCTCAATGGCCGTATCGAGCCGCCCGAGGGCGGGTTTCCGATCATCGGCTCGCGTGTTCAAGAGGGCCAAGTGCTTGGCTATCTCATGCCGCGCGTCGAACTTGTCGATCAGAGCGATATTCGCCAGACGACAGGCGAACTCGACAGGCAGATCAAACTCGCAGAGTCAAAGGTCGCGCGGTATGACAAGCTCAAGAACGTTATTGCTGACTCGCTTATCGCTGACGCTCATTTGGAACTCGACGGACTCCGGGCGCGGCGCGCTGAGATTAAACCAGTCCTCGGCGCGCGCCAGCCGCTGACCGCTCCGGCTTCAGGTGTTATCGCCGTTGCGAACGTGTCGGCAGGACAGGTGGTCGATCCTCAGACCACCCTCTTTCAGATTGTCGATCGCGGCAGCCTTTTCGTCGAAGCGCTCGCTTTCGATCTAGCCGCAGTGCCCGGCATCGAGCACGGTGCGAAAGCGGCGAGCGCCGTTACGTCCGATGGGCAAAAGCTGACGCTTGAGTTCGTTGGCCGTGGACTTTCGCTGCGCCAGCAAGCCGTGCCGCTTCTTTATCACATCACGAGTGGCGGCGATGCGCTTAGCCTTGGCCAGCCTGTCAACGTCGACGTCCCCGTCGAGGAGCCGGTAAAGGCTATTCCAGTTCCGCGTTCAAGCGTCGTGCGCACCCCAAACGGACAGCAATCCGTCCTCGTGCATGTCGCGCCCGAACGCTTCGAAGCAAGGCCCGTCATCGCCGAACAAGTGGACGCTGACCGTCTCGGTATCACGGCCGGCGTCGATCCCGATGTGCGCATCGTCGGTCGCGGCGCAGAACTCATCAATCAGGTGCGGTGA
- a CDS encoding DUF305 domain-containing protein has protein sequence MKLATLALTLALSVPSLTANAGDMNNMQDMQQMHDMKGMNDMMGGSQSESSKAFNDAMSKMHEKMSMHMTGDADVDFVKGMIPHHQGAVEMAKIELQYGKDPELHKLAEGIVKAQESEIAFMKSWLEKHEK, from the coding sequence ATGAAACTCGCAACACTCGCGCTGACACTCGCCCTGTCGGTTCCGTCTCTGACCGCGAATGCCGGAGATATGAACAACATGCAGGACATGCAGCAGATGCACGACATGAAGGGCATGAACGACATGATGGGAGGCTCTCAATCGGAGTCATCGAAGGCATTCAACGATGCAATGTCCAAGATGCACGAGAAGATGAGCATGCACATGACCGGCGATGCCGACGTCGATTTCGTCAAGGGCATGATCCCACACCACCAGGGCGCGGTGGAGATGGCGAAGATCGAACTTCAGTACGGCAAAGACCCCGAGCTGCACAAACTCGCCGAAGGCATCGTGAAAGCGCAGGAATCTGAAATCGCCTTCATGAAGTCCTGGCTCGAAAAGCACGAAAAGTAG
- a CDS encoding molybdopterin-dependent oxidoreductase, which yields MGVDTQRQSMTEDNPPISANSAPGFPDPLRMSLSDADDRLLVDHWMPPQWGIAPRIRIGRHWVNTLWALPISAAALLCLIALAQSLRELPSVGAFIQRHPGIAQSAPAVGSGFPWWLEVQHFLNMFFMLFIMRAGLQILADHPRLYWGRDCTPGTDWFRFQVPVPKGRIWTAKDDSVTLPTWLGIPGLRHTLGLSRWWHFSVNLLWVINGVVFYALLFSTDQWRRLVPLTWDVFPAALSTAIQYASLNFPVDEGWTRYNGLQQLSYFITVFIAAPVSIATGLMQSPAISNKLSWFGRLFNRQAMRSVHFISFAWFVGFILAHGAMVFVTGLRQNTNHMFAGVDNASWVGFPPFLLAMAILIVAWLIASPLTIRYARQVQHVGAFMVGRMMGLAERWDPRSQLTEKDISPYFWPNGTMPNSEAFDDLVADKFASYRLRIDGLVERPQEFSLAALKAMPKQEQITTHFCIQGWSGVAKWGGVPMRDILSLVKPMPKARYAVFYSLADGADGGRYYDVHKIENMSHELTILAYEMNGAPVSVLHGAPLRLRCENELGFKMVKWIAAIEFVHDFADLGAGQGGYNEDHEFYGYRMPI from the coding sequence GTGGGCGTGGACACCCAGAGACAATCGATGACCGAAGACAATCCGCCAATATCCGCCAATTCAGCGCCTGGTTTTCCTGATCCACTTCGCATGAGCCTCAGTGATGCGGACGATCGGCTGCTCGTTGATCATTGGATGCCTCCTCAATGGGGTATTGCGCCCCGCATCCGCATTGGCCGGCACTGGGTGAACACCTTATGGGCTCTGCCTATCAGCGCAGCAGCCCTCCTCTGTCTGATTGCTTTGGCGCAAAGCTTACGCGAACTTCCGAGCGTAGGCGCTTTCATCCAGCGTCACCCCGGTATTGCGCAGTCGGCGCCGGCGGTCGGATCGGGCTTTCCTTGGTGGTTAGAGGTCCAGCATTTTCTCAACATGTTCTTCATGCTGTTCATCATGCGGGCTGGCCTGCAAATTTTGGCTGACCACCCGAGGCTCTACTGGGGAAGAGACTGCACACCAGGGACCGATTGGTTCCGTTTCCAGGTCCCGGTACCGAAGGGGCGGATTTGGACCGCTAAGGACGACTCGGTCACTTTGCCGACTTGGCTCGGCATCCCTGGGCTTCGCCATACCCTTGGGCTGTCACGGTGGTGGCATTTCTCCGTCAATCTGCTCTGGGTGATCAACGGCGTCGTCTTCTATGCGCTATTGTTTTCTACTGATCAGTGGCGAAGGTTGGTGCCCCTCACGTGGGACGTATTCCCGGCTGCGCTCTCGACCGCTATCCAATATGCCTCGTTGAACTTTCCGGTCGACGAGGGTTGGACGCGCTATAACGGCTTGCAGCAACTCAGCTACTTCATCACTGTGTTTATCGCCGCGCCAGTCTCGATCGCTACCGGCTTGATGCAGAGCCCGGCGATTTCCAACAAGCTGAGTTGGTTCGGCAGGTTGTTCAATCGACAGGCGATGAGGTCGGTCCACTTCATCTCGTTCGCCTGGTTTGTGGGCTTTATCCTGGCGCATGGCGCCATGGTCTTCGTCACCGGCCTTCGGCAAAACACCAATCATATGTTCGCCGGTGTCGACAACGCCTCATGGGTGGGATTTCCGCCGTTTCTTTTGGCGATGGCTATCCTCATCGTGGCATGGCTGATCGCCTCGCCGCTTACCATCCGCTACGCCCGCCAAGTGCAGCATGTCGGAGCCTTCATGGTCGGCCGGATGATGGGATTGGCCGAGAGGTGGGATCCTCGCTCGCAGCTCACCGAGAAAGACATCTCACCCTACTTCTGGCCAAATGGCACGATGCCGAACTCCGAAGCGTTCGACGACCTCGTGGCGGACAAATTTGCCAGCTACCGGCTGCGCATCGACGGCCTGGTCGAGCGGCCGCAAGAATTCTCGCTTGCCGCGCTCAAAGCCATGCCGAAGCAGGAGCAAATCACAACCCATTTCTGTATCCAGGGCTGGTCCGGCGTGGCCAAATGGGGCGGCGTACCAATGCGCGATATTCTAAGTCTGGTAAAGCCGATGCCCAAGGCCCGCTATGCGGTATTCTACTCTTTGGCCGACGGCGCCGATGGCGGCCGCTACTACGATGTGCACAAAATCGAGAACATGTCTCACGAGTTGACAATCCTCGCCTACGAGATGAACGGCGCGCCGGTCAGCGTTCTGCACGGAGCGCCATTGCGGTTACGTTGCGAGAACGAATTGGGCTTCAAGATGGTGAAGTGGATTGCAGCGATTGAGTTTGTTCACGACTTCGCTGACTTGGGCGCTGGCCAGGGAGGCTATAACGAGGATCATGAATTTTATGGCTACCGAATGCCGATATGA
- a CDS encoding efflux RND transporter permease subunit yields the protein MFNFLVRTSLANRLVVLAAAAILVVWGSVTVSTLPVDVFPDLNKPTVTIMTEAEGLAPPEVEQLVGYPIESAMNGLSGVTRVRSVAGIGLSIVYVEFDWGTDIYRNRQQVAERLATLSGQLPPGVTPQMGPVSSIMGEIMLIAVTGGPEANPMTVRETADFIIRPRLLAIPGVSQVIPIGGEVRQYRVTPNIAAMASLGVSASDIEAAIRSFGTNTGGGFVNQDDREYLIRNLGRTTSLEDLRSISVAARAGQSVLLRQVATVDFAAAVKRGDAGANGAPAVIVSVQKQPGADTVKLTQEVESALAELTRNLPKGIRADQLLFRQADFISTSIANVENVLKEAAIVVAVVLFLFLLNVRTTAISLTAIPLSLFVTVLVFKWFGLSINTMTLGGLAIAIGELVDDAVVDVENIYRRLRENARMPRPRPLLEVVADASIEVRSGIIYATFIIVLVFVPLFALSGIEGRLFAPLGVAYIVSILASLLVSITVTPVLASFLLRESAEKAHGDSAIVRSLKRWNEKALKASFRSPRIIAGFVVSAFAIATLFAAFLPRSFLPPFNEGTLTISLTLNPGISLEESNRLGLIAEALLKEIPEVKSVGRRTGRAELDEHAEGVHSSEIDVDLKKSNRTRDEILADVRRKLAILPASTNVGQPISHRLDHMLSGVRAEIALKIYGDDTETLRALAEALRSKLTGVKGLVDLQLEKQVLIPQLEVKVDPSRAQLYGITPSGVTEALDSLSNGRKVSTIVDGAKRFDVVLRLADQDRTTAGLGGLLIETPKGRIPLRLVADVSESEGPNQILRENGRRRMVVLANTDGSDMGGIVRQIRDVVAATPLPAGYSTSLEGTFQAREGASRLILGLSVISLSAIFIVLFSRYRSAILALIIMGNVPLAFIGSVAALWLAGQPLSVASMIGFITLTGISARNGILKISHYINLALHEGEPFGEGLVIRGSLERLTPVFMTALSAGMALTPLLLDADATGKEMLHPVAVTIFGGLISATLLDLLVTPLLFLRFGRPALERLAADPPPAGTPQLAETF from the coding sequence ATGTTCAATTTTCTCGTCAGGACAAGCCTTGCCAATCGCCTCGTGGTTCTTGCAGCGGCGGCAATTCTCGTCGTTTGGGGCAGCGTCACGGTCTCGACCCTGCCGGTCGATGTGTTCCCGGATCTCAATAAGCCAACCGTGACGATCATGACGGAAGCGGAAGGGCTTGCCCCTCCCGAAGTCGAGCAGCTTGTCGGCTATCCGATTGAAAGCGCAATGAACGGTCTTTCCGGCGTGACGCGCGTCCGCTCCGTAGCGGGAATTGGCCTTTCGATTGTCTATGTCGAGTTTGATTGGGGAACCGACATCTACCGCAACCGGCAACAAGTCGCCGAGCGGCTCGCAACGCTTTCCGGCCAGCTTCCGCCCGGCGTGACGCCACAAATGGGGCCGGTCTCTTCAATCATGGGCGAGATAATGCTGATAGCCGTCACGGGCGGACCTGAGGCCAATCCCATGACGGTGCGCGAGACGGCGGATTTTATTATCCGGCCGCGTCTCCTTGCTATACCCGGCGTCAGCCAAGTCATCCCAATTGGTGGCGAGGTCCGGCAATACAGAGTCACCCCCAATATCGCGGCGATGGCTTCACTCGGCGTCAGCGCATCCGACATCGAAGCCGCGATCCGCTCGTTCGGCACGAACACGGGCGGCGGCTTCGTCAATCAGGATGACCGCGAGTATCTGATCCGCAATCTCGGGCGCACGACAAGCCTTGAGGATTTGCGCAGCATTTCCGTTGCGGCACGCGCAGGTCAGTCAGTCCTGCTGCGGCAGGTGGCAACCGTCGATTTCGCGGCAGCGGTCAAGCGCGGAGATGCCGGCGCAAATGGCGCTCCCGCCGTCATCGTCTCGGTGCAGAAGCAGCCGGGCGCCGATACAGTAAAACTCACGCAAGAGGTCGAAAGCGCACTCGCGGAGCTTACGCGCAACTTGCCGAAAGGGATCAGGGCCGATCAACTTCTTTTCCGTCAGGCAGACTTCATCTCAACGTCCATCGCCAACGTAGAGAATGTCCTGAAGGAGGCAGCGATTGTCGTTGCCGTTGTGCTGTTCCTGTTCCTTCTCAATGTGCGGACGACAGCTATCTCTCTGACGGCCATTCCACTCTCGCTCTTCGTCACTGTGCTCGTCTTCAAGTGGTTCGGGCTTTCGATCAACACGATGACGCTTGGCGGCCTCGCCATCGCTATCGGCGAACTCGTTGACGATGCCGTGGTCGATGTCGAGAATATCTACCGCCGACTGCGCGAAAACGCCCGCATGCCAAGGCCGCGCCCGTTGCTTGAGGTCGTCGCCGACGCCAGCATCGAGGTCCGCTCCGGCATCATCTACGCGACTTTCATCATCGTACTCGTCTTCGTGCCGCTGTTCGCGCTCTCGGGCATTGAGGGGCGGCTGTTCGCGCCGCTTGGCGTCGCCTACATTGTGTCGATCCTTGCGAGCCTTCTTGTTTCGATCACAGTTACGCCCGTGCTCGCATCGTTCCTGCTCCGCGAATCGGCCGAGAAGGCACACGGCGACAGCGCCATCGTCCGGTCTCTCAAACGCTGGAACGAGAAGGCGCTCAAGGCATCTTTCCGTTCTCCCAGGATCATCGCCGGTTTCGTTGTGTCCGCCTTCGCGATTGCAACACTCTTCGCCGCCTTCCTGCCGCGCTCTTTCCTTCCACCTTTCAACGAAGGCACGCTCACGATCAGCCTGACGCTCAATCCCGGAATCTCGCTTGAGGAAAGCAACCGTCTCGGACTGATCGCTGAGGCACTGCTCAAGGAAATCCCCGAAGTCAAATCCGTTGGCCGCAGAACCGGTCGCGCCGAACTCGACGAACATGCAGAAGGTGTGCATTCGAGCGAGATCGACGTGGATCTCAAAAAGTCGAACCGGACGCGCGACGAAATTCTCGCGGACGTTCGGCGCAAACTTGCCATCCTTCCCGCGAGCACGAATGTCGGCCAACCGATATCTCACCGGCTCGATCATATGCTTTCCGGGGTGCGAGCTGAAATTGCCCTAAAAATTTACGGAGACGATACCGAGACCTTGCGTGCGCTTGCGGAAGCGCTACGCAGCAAGCTCACGGGCGTGAAAGGTCTCGTCGATCTGCAGCTCGAAAAGCAGGTTCTTATCCCGCAGCTCGAAGTCAAGGTCGATCCCAGCCGTGCGCAGCTCTACGGCATCACGCCGTCTGGCGTGACGGAAGCGCTCGACAGCCTGTCGAACGGGCGCAAGGTTTCAACGATTGTCGATGGCGCGAAGCGGTTTGACGTCGTGCTCCGCCTTGCCGATCAGGACCGGACGACAGCCGGTCTCGGCGGCCTCTTGATTGAAACCCCCAAGGGCCGCATTCCGCTTCGCCTTGTCGCCGATGTTTCAGAGTCGGAAGGCCCCAATCAAATTTTGCGGGAAAACGGGCGACGCCGCATGGTCGTGCTCGCTAATACCGATGGCTCGGATATGGGAGGCATTGTCAGACAGATCCGCGATGTCGTTGCGGCCACGCCATTGCCAGCGGGTTACTCGACCAGTCTGGAAGGCACGTTCCAGGCGCGCGAGGGGGCCTCACGGCTGATCCTCGGTCTTTCCGTCATCTCTCTGTCGGCCATCTTCATCGTGCTCTTCAGCCGTTACCGGTCAGCGATCCTTGCTCTCATTATCATGGGCAATGTACCGCTCGCCTTTATTGGCAGCGTTGCGGCGCTATGGCTTGCGGGCCAACCGCTTTCCGTGGCCTCGATGATCGGCTTTATCACGCTCACGGGCATCAGCGCGCGCAATGGCATCCTCAAAATCAGCCATTACATCAATCTGGCTCTCCATGAAGGCGAGCCGTTTGGCGAGGGGCTTGTCATCAGGGGCAGCCTCGAACGGCTGACGCCTGTCTTTATGACGGCACTCTCAGCAGGCATGGCCCTCACGCCATTGCTGCTCGACGCCGATGCGACCGGTAAGGAGATGTTGCATCCCGTCGCCGTGACGATATTCGGCGGCCTCATCAGCGCAACGCTGCTCGATCTTCTCGTGACGCCGCTCCTGTTCCTGCGCTTCGGCAGACCTGCGCTGGAGCGGCTCGCAGCCGATCCCCCGCCTGCGGGGACACCGCAACTCGCCGAGACTTTCTAA